A region of the Gemmatimonadaceae bacterium genome:
GCTGAGATCGCTATTCGGTCGTTGACGGGAAAACGCAATACGGAATAACAGGATACTCACAACGCGCAAACTGGATGGGTCAAATCTCCCAGTTGGACAGAACTACGCCATGCTCCGCACGCTTCTCAGTGTATCCGTCAGCTGACATCCGCAAATCGGTCCATCGGACGCGGGCACCTCGTCCAATGAGGTTGCGGTAGGCAGACTCGTACTGTCCCTGCACTCGAACAGCGACGCGCCTCGTTCCGCTGCGGCGGGCGTGATCCGCGAGAACCGTCACCAGCGAGTCGAAATCGGCGTCGCTGGCGGCGACGAGCTTGAGCACACGGAGCTCCTCGCGCGCGCGTCCCTCGACAAGAGGCACCGAGTGTGCGACTGCGAATCCAACAATGTCATCACCCGTCATCGCGAGCAGTGTGTCACCGAGAGCAAGCTCCTCTGTGAGCTGGATCTCGCGCGAAAAATCGTAGCCGGCAAGCAGTGAGCTGGACAGCACACGGCATTGGTCAATCGCACTGTCTGTGTCAGACGGTGGCAGGCTGCCGAGTCGGACTGCGCGTCCGCCAAACGACTGCGGGGCGTAAGTCGCATCTACCGTCAGCGTAAGCGTGAGATACCCCGGCAGCATTCCGAGCGAAGAGTAAAAGCCGATGTTGTCCATGGTGCGGGGCATCGTCTCGAGACCGATGACACGCGCATTCTGGCGCTTCAGCCATTCCATTCCCGTGTTGACGATGATCTTGCCTAGCCCATGCGACTGGAAATCGGGATGCACCGCGAGCGGACCCATCCAGCCCTCGGTGCCCGAGAGATGCGTGACGTTGAATGCTGCGATGTTGTCGCGGTCGTCCCGCCATACCATGGCGCCCTCGCGCGCATCGGCGATTGCGAATCGCCAGACAGCGGGATTCAGATACGGTACGCGTACACCAGCCATTCCGTCCTTTCGATAGCGATCCGTGAACGCGTCGCTGAAGACCGCGTTGAGAAGCGGAATGTCGCTTTCCTGGATCCGGTAGGGACCGTCCGGCGGTGGCTGCTGGCGCCAGGTTCGGGCGACTGCCATCAGCCAACTCCGGCCGGAAGCAGCTCCAGCGTTTCGTCGGGCATCGGCTCACCTGAAGACGACTCGACAACGGAAGCCGCGGATGCCGGGTCGTAGCGGACGGTTATGACATTGTCGAGGCCGTCGCGCACACCTTCGATATGGGTGATGAGGATGACTTGCTCGAAGCGATCTCCGAGCCCACGCAGAAGCTCGAGCACGTTGAACCGGCGACTCTCGTCGAGGGAGCCGAAAACTTCGTCGAGTACGAGCAGCGAAAATACCTGACCCGAGCGCTCGGCAATCATCTGCGACACGGCAAGGCGGAGAACCAGGTTGGCGATGTCCTCCTCGCCGCCGGAGAGAATGGGCTTCGTTACTCCCTCCTCGAGAATGAGAATGTTGTACCGCTCGTCTAGCTCGAGCTCCGCCGTGCGCGAGTCCATGAGCTCGCGCAGGAAGCCTGTTGCCAGCTCCGACAGCTCCGGCCGGAGCTCGGCGTTGAGCTTGGTCCTCATCTCATTGAATGCGCGGTCCAGCTCCTCATGCAGGCGGCGGTCGCCTTCGCGCTCGCGGACCGTTGCCTGAATCACTCGCGATTCCTCGCCTGCCGCGAGAGCTGTACTCAAAGCCTGATTGGCATTGTCCAAGGCGCTCTGCGATTTGTGAAGCTCGAGCTCAGCCGCGCGCGCATCGGTGGAGCACTGCTCGAACGCGCGGCGAATCGCCTCGTAGTCGAGAGCAGCGAAAGCCATTTGCGTGTGACGCATCCGAAGGGTGCCGAGCAGCGACCTCAGTGCTTCGACCGTCTTCGAGTACTCCTGTCGCTCCGAACGAAGCTGCGGCTCGCGCTCGGCCAGAGCGTTGAGTCGCGCAACCTTCGCTTCGAGCGGCGTCAGTCGCGCGATCTCTGCCCGCACGTGGTCGAAGCGCGCCGAGTCGAATCCCTTCGACAGCGCAGAGATATCGCGGCGCATCTGCTCAAGTCGCCGTTCCTTTGCGGTCTTCTCGCGAACGACATTGCTCAGCTCCTGCACTGCCAGCTGGACGCGCGCGAGCTTGCGCTCGAGTGCGCCGGACTCGCCGGTGAGTGTCCGGCGCCGCTCGTCGAGCGCGCGGACTTCGGCCGGCATCTCCGAGAGCTGCTCGAAGCGCGTCTTGTAGTAGAGACCGTCAATGCGCAGCGTCTCTGCAGTCTCGGTGAGATGCTCGACAACGGTGTGCAGACTCTCCCCGAGTGCGCGGCTGCAGGTGGGGCATGCGCCGTCCGCTCCGAGGCTGATCACGCGCTCGCGCTGTTCTTTGACCTCAGCCCATTGACGGCGGAGATCGTTCAGCTTGGTCTCGGCGTCCTGTCTGTCGCGAACCCACTCGGTGCGCTTAGCTTCGAGCGTGCCTTGCGCCTCTTCGAGCTCTGCGCGCTTTTTCTCGAGCTCGTCCGTGACCTCTTCCTCCTGTGCGGGCGCTCCGGCAATCGCCGCGTGGCGGGCATTGAGCTTGTCGAGCTCCTCCCGAAGCACGCCTTCGTTCTCGAGGAGCGTCTTTCTCCGCCCCTCCTCACGATAAAGCTCATCCAGGATTCCGAGCTCGTCGCGCAGCTCGGGTAGCTGCTCGATGGCGTGCTGCAGCTCGGCGAGCTCCGACCGCGCGTTCGCCATTGTCGAGAGCTCTGCTTCGACCCTCTCGAGATTGCGACGTAGCGCGGTTTCCTCGCGCTCGTTTGCATTGATCTCGGAGAGGAGCGCCTGCGCTCTCTCACGGTCGTGCTGAGCACGCGCCCATTTGGGCGCCATCATCTCCAGCGTGGCCTGGATGATCTTGTTGCGGTGCTCAGCGCTCTGGGAGGCGGATGTGGCGTCCTTCACGCGCTGAGTGGCGTCGGCAGTTGTGCGCGCGATTGCAGCCGGATCAGACATCGCTTCGCGGAGGCCGGCGATCTCAGCATTGAGACTCGCCCTTCGAGCTCCTACCAGATCCTGGGCGGAGCGAAGCTTCTCATAGCCGAGGACCTTCGAGAGAAAACGACCACGCTCCGTCGACGCCATGGCCGCCATCGCCGCCAGCTCCTTCTGGCCCGTGAAGTAAGTCTTGAAGAACTCGTCCTTCGACATTCCCATGATGCGCTGAAGGCGCTCCGTGACAGCACTTGGCGACGTCGCGATGGGAACAGGATCGCGGTCGAGATAGAGCTCGGCCGACGTTCGTCCGCGAATGACGCGGTAGACGTGGCGCCCCAGCTCGAACTCAAGGTCGATCCGCATGTGTGGACGGCCAACCGGATGCTGCGACAACATATGCTCACGCGTCGTCCGTCCCACCGAGTACAGCGCGAACGCGATTGCCTCGAGAATGCTCGTCTTTCCGGAGCCGTTGGGGCCGATGATTCCCGTGATTCCCGACTCGAATCGGATCTGAGTCGCCACATGCTGGCGAAAGTTCTGAAGCCGCAGCGACGTCAGCTTCACCCGCTGACCCCAATCGACATGGATGCCGCGCGATCGGCTTCAGCGAGGTAGCGGAGGCCGAGGTCCACCAGCGCAGCGCGATCGATTCCTGGCGTCAGCTCGCGCTGCTCGAGCGTGGCGCGCACCATCTCGGTGAGTGATGTGCGCCGGCCCGGCGCTCCGCTCGCCTCGGTGCGATGCTGCTGCGGTCTGCGCGCATCGAGAAGAAAATGAAGCGCGCGCCGCTTGAACTCCCTGATCGCCTTGTGATCGAGATCGCGCAGCACATGTCGCGGAACGTCCCTCACAACGAGGCGGACGATCTTTTCGTCTATTCCGCCGTCGCATGCGTCGACGGCTCTCTGAATCGCGAGCCCGAGATCGGCCGCGCTCAACCCGACACCGCTCAGCTCCGGCAGGTTCAGCACAGGACGAGCAAGGGCGATCTGATGAAAGCGATGATACCCGCTGTCGAGATCCTGCTCTATCAATCCTTTTCCGCCGATCTGCTTCTCGATAGCTTCGTCCGCCTCTCCCCAGATGTTCGTGCTCGTGTACTCGAGAGCGCCGGAGTAGTATGCGTTGGGCGCGTACTTATGGTACACGTGGTAATGGCCCAGCCCAACGTAAGTCCATCTGTCGCAGCCGAGATCCGAGAGCTTCAGCTCGCCGGCCTCCCGCTCGGCTATCGTGCCGAATCTGCGGATCACGCCTTCGACTTCGTCGTGGAGCAGCAGGACGTTGTAGCGCACGCCAGCCTGTGGATCGAACCTGGGCCGGGGGGCCAGGGCGTGGGGAATGGCGAACACTGACAGGTCACGGTCGCGGAAGTGGAGCCTTTCCGGCTCGTTCACCACGACGTGGATTCCGAGGCGCTTGAAAAGTCCGAGGATGCAGACCGTCTCGCTCGTTCGCGGAGTGTCGTGGTTACCCGCAATCATCACGATCAGCGAATCGGGAAGCATCTCGACAAGACGCGAGAACTGCTTGTAAGCGTCGACTATCGCGGCGTTCGTCGGCCGGACGCTGTGGAACACGTCTCCGCCGATGAGAACCAGGTCCGGCTGAAGCTCGATTGTCTTGTCGATTGCTTTCCTGAACGCGACGGCAACGTCCGCCTCACGCTGGTTCACTCCGGTCGGAGTCTGCCGCTGGTACTGGCGGAATCCCAGGTGCAGATCGGAAAAATGAACGAGTCTCATTGACCGTCGACGCGGAGTGACTGGACAACCCGCGTATGAACTCGCATCGGCGTGCCGGCGGGCGGAGATGAGACGACCGACCATACGTCGATCGTCGCGTGTGTTCGCGTGATCCACGACCGACGCCGGTCGAACTGCATTGTTCCGACGAGCGTGCCGCTCGTTTCGGAATCGCTCCCGTCCGAATGGTCGTGGGAAAGAACACCCCGCATCGAGATGTACGCCGTCTGGGCGTTCCGGCCGAGCGAATCGAGCTGGAACGTCGTCCGCACGCGGCCAAATGCGCCGGGCTCGACGCTGAGCGGTACTCTCATCTCGTGAACCCATTTCTCGCCAACAGCCACCGACTTTCGTGAAAGCGTCGGGGGCATCTGACCGAAAAGGGTCCGTATCTCCTCGCTCGCCGGGCCCGCTCCGATCTCGACTCCGCCGTCGCTCGAGATGCGAATCTCAACAGGTGCCCGCGACGGCGGCTGACGCGGAGATGTATATGGGCTCGGGGGCTTGCCGGTTGATGTGCGCACAGAGTCGGTGATGG
Encoded here:
- a CDS encoding GNAT family N-acetyltransferase, with the protein product MAVARTWRQQPPPDGPYRIQESDIPLLNAVFSDAFTDRYRKDGMAGVRVPYLNPAVWRFAIADAREGAMVWRDDRDNIAAFNVTHLSGTEGWMGPLAVHPDFQSHGLGKIIVNTGMEWLKRQNARVIGLETMPRTMDNIGFYSSLGMLPGYLTLTLTVDATYAPQSFGGRAVRLGSLPPSDTDSAIDQCRVLSSSLLAGYDFSREIQLTEELALGDTLLAMTGDDIVGFAVAHSVPLVEGRAREELRVLKLVAASDADFDSLVTVLADHARRSGTRRVAVRVQGQYESAYRNLIGRGARVRWTDLRMSADGYTEKRAEHGVVLSNWEI
- a CDS encoding SMC family ATPase; protein product: MKLTSLRLQNFRQHVATQIRFESGITGIIGPNGSGKTSILEAIAFALYSVGRTTREHMLSQHPVGRPHMRIDLEFELGRHVYRVIRGRTSAELYLDRDPVPIATSPSAVTERLQRIMGMSKDEFFKTYFTGQKELAAMAAMASTERGRFLSKVLGYEKLRSAQDLVGARRASLNAEIAGLREAMSDPAAIARTTADATQRVKDATSASQSAEHRNKIIQATLEMMAPKWARAQHDRERAQALLSEINANEREETALRRNLERVEAELSTMANARSELAELQHAIEQLPELRDELGILDELYREEGRRKTLLENEGVLREELDKLNARHAAIAGAPAQEEEVTDELEKKRAELEEAQGTLEAKRTEWVRDRQDAETKLNDLRRQWAEVKEQRERVISLGADGACPTCSRALGESLHTVVEHLTETAETLRIDGLYYKTRFEQLSEMPAEVRALDERRRTLTGESGALERKLARVQLAVQELSNVVREKTAKERRLEQMRRDISALSKGFDSARFDHVRAEIARLTPLEAKVARLNALAEREPQLRSERQEYSKTVEALRSLLGTLRMRHTQMAFAALDYEAIRRAFEQCSTDARAAELELHKSQSALDNANQALSTALAAGEESRVIQATVREREGDRRLHEELDRAFNEMRTKLNAELRPELSELATGFLRELMDSRTAELELDERYNILILEEGVTKPILSGGEEDIANLVLRLAVSQMIAERSGQVFSLLVLDEVFGSLDESRRFNVLELLRGLGDRFEQVILITHIEGVRDGLDNVITVRYDPASAASVVESSSGEPMPDETLELLPAGVG
- a CDS encoding metallophosphoesterase, encoding MRLVHFSDLHLGFRQYQRQTPTGVNQREADVAVAFRKAIDKTIELQPDLVLIGGDVFHSVRPTNAAIVDAYKQFSRLVEMLPDSLIVMIAGNHDTPRTSETVCILGLFKRLGIHVVVNEPERLHFRDRDLSVFAIPHALAPRPRFDPQAGVRYNVLLLHDEVEGVIRRFGTIAEREAGELKLSDLGCDRWTYVGLGHYHVYHKYAPNAYYSGALEYTSTNIWGEADEAIEKQIGGKGLIEQDLDSGYHRFHQIALARPVLNLPELSGVGLSAADLGLAIQRAVDACDGGIDEKIVRLVVRDVPRHVLRDLDHKAIREFKRRALHFLLDARRPQQHRTEASGAPGRRTSLTEMVRATLEQRELTPGIDRAALVDLGLRYLAEADRAASMSIGVSG